The following proteins come from a genomic window of Streptomyces sp. NBC_01716:
- the meaB gene encoding methylmalonyl Co-A mutase-associated GTPase MeaB, translated as MHRRSGNTIDIDAYTKGVLDGSRSAVARAITLVESTRADHRELAQRLLTALLPYSGTARRIGISGVPGVGKSTFIDALGTMLTGLGHRVAVLAVDPSSTRTGGSILGDKTRMERLAVDPAAFVRPSPTAGTLGGVAKATRETIIVMEAAGYDVVLVETVGVGQSETAVANMVDSFLLLSLARTGDQLQGIKKGVLELADLIAVNKADGPHERDAKSAARELAGALRLMHPVDAAWTPPVLSCSAREGTGLDTVWERLEQHRKVLDTSGRLQGKRSDQQVDWTWSMVRDHLLDRLRSHPGVRSLTPALEQAVREGTLTATLAAEQIVAALELPADAGGVAR; from the coding sequence GTGCATCGCCGGAGCGGTAACACCATCGACATCGACGCCTACACCAAAGGCGTGCTCGACGGCTCCCGTTCGGCCGTCGCGCGCGCCATCACGCTGGTGGAGTCCACCAGGGCCGACCACCGGGAGCTCGCCCAGCGGCTCCTGACCGCGCTGCTGCCCTACTCCGGCACGGCGCGCAGGATCGGCATCAGCGGGGTGCCCGGCGTCGGCAAGTCCACCTTCATCGACGCCCTCGGCACCATGCTCACCGGCCTCGGGCACCGGGTCGCCGTCCTTGCCGTCGACCCGTCGTCCACCAGGACGGGCGGCTCGATCCTCGGCGACAAGACGCGTATGGAGCGCCTCGCCGTCGATCCGGCGGCCTTCGTCCGGCCGTCACCCACGGCCGGCACCCTCGGCGGTGTCGCGAAGGCGACCCGCGAGACGATCATCGTGATGGAGGCCGCGGGTTACGACGTGGTGCTCGTCGAGACCGTCGGCGTGGGCCAGTCGGAGACCGCCGTCGCGAACATGGTGGACTCTTTCCTGCTGTTGAGCCTCGCCCGCACCGGCGACCAGCTCCAGGGCATCAAGAAGGGCGTGCTGGAGCTCGCCGACCTCATCGCCGTCAACAAGGCGGACGGGCCGCACGAGCGGGACGCCAAGTCCGCCGCGCGCGAACTCGCGGGCGCGCTGCGCCTGATGCACCCGGTCGACGCGGCCTGGACGCCGCCGGTGCTGAGTTGCAGCGCCCGCGAGGGCACGGGACTCGACACCGTCTGGGAGCGACTGGAACAGCACAGGAAGGTCCTCGACACCAGCGGACGCCTCCAGGGCAAGCGGAGCGACCAGCAGGTCGACTGGACCTGGTCGATGGTCCGTGACCATCTGCTGGACCGGCTGCGGAGTCATCCGGGCGTACGATCCCTGACTCCGGCGCTCGAACAGGCCGTACGGGAGGGCACGTTGACCGCCACGCTGGCCGCCGAGCAAATCGTGGCGGCGCTGGAGCTGCCGGCGGACGCCGGGGGAGTCGCACGATGA
- a CDS encoding enoyl-CoA hydratase/isomerase family protein: MTAGPPAGPPKEDETVLVRREGRVGRLTLNRPRALNALTHAMVSRIDAALTAWEGDTSVHAVVLDGAGERGLCAGGDIRAIHEDARTGGTASPAFWRDEYRLNARIARHVGPYVAFMDGFVMGGGVGVSAHGNVRVVTERSKVAMPETGIGLVPDVGGTYLLSRAPGELGTHLALTGEAVGAADAVLCGLADHFVPSGLLPALAAELASTDVPVAVRRHAATPPEGELAADREWIDACYAADSVEEIVDRLFGSGHHAAKQAAETILTRSPTALKATLAALRAARELGTLEEVLDVEYRASCAALRTPDLVEGIRAQVIDKDRTPRWVPGELALVTDADVARFSAVPAGGDLGLAGPRLGA; this comes from the coding sequence ATGACGGCCGGACCTCCCGCAGGTCCTCCCAAGGAGGACGAGACCGTTCTCGTACGGCGAGAAGGGCGCGTCGGGCGGCTCACGCTCAACCGGCCGCGCGCGCTCAACGCCCTCACCCACGCCATGGTGTCGCGTATCGACGCCGCGCTCACCGCGTGGGAGGGCGACACGTCCGTACACGCGGTGGTCCTCGACGGCGCCGGGGAACGCGGGCTGTGCGCGGGCGGTGACATCCGGGCGATCCACGAGGACGCGCGTACGGGCGGCACGGCGTCGCCCGCCTTCTGGCGTGACGAATACCGCCTCAACGCCCGGATCGCGCGCCATGTGGGGCCGTACGTCGCGTTCATGGACGGCTTCGTGATGGGCGGTGGCGTCGGCGTGTCGGCGCACGGGAACGTCCGCGTCGTCACCGAACGCTCCAAGGTCGCCATGCCCGAGACCGGCATCGGTCTGGTGCCGGACGTCGGGGGTACGTATCTGCTCTCCCGGGCCCCCGGCGAACTGGGCACCCATCTCGCCCTCACCGGCGAGGCGGTGGGCGCGGCCGACGCCGTCCTGTGCGGGCTCGCGGACCACTTCGTCCCCTCCGGCCTGCTGCCCGCCCTGGCCGCCGAACTCGCCTCCACGGACGTGCCGGTGGCCGTACGGCGCCATGCGGCGACACCGCCCGAGGGCGAACTGGCCGCCGACCGCGAGTGGATCGACGCGTGTTACGCGGCGGACTCGGTGGAGGAGATCGTGGACCGGCTCTTCGGCAGCGGGCACCACGCGGCGAAGCAGGCGGCGGAGACCATCCTGACGAGGTCCCCCACCGCCCTGAAGGCGACTCTGGCGGCCCTGCGGGCGGCGCGGGAGCTCGGGACGCTGGAAGAGGTGCTGGACGTGGAGTACCGGGCCTCCTGCGCCGCGCTGCGGACGCCGGACCTGGTGGAGGGGATCAGGGCGCAGGTGATCGACAAGGACCGGACGCCGCGGTGGGTGCCCGGCGAGCTGGCACTGGTCACCGACGCGGACGTGGCCCGCTTCTCGGCGGTGCCGGCGGGCGGGGACCTGGGACTGGCGGGGCCGCGACTCGGCGCGTAG
- a CDS encoding class I SAM-dependent methyltransferase — protein MTGTVHQNTSTEGVDGGVGLTALLVAAARAIETHRPDSLAQDPYAEHFVRAAPASAGWPVRIRHVPDGDANPLWGRFARYFGLRTRVLDDFLLRSAHAGGARQVVLLGAGLDTRAFRLDWPADCVVYEIDREGVLAFKHQVLGALSATPRAARVPIPMDLRADWVGALTAAGFDPAAPSVWLAEGLLFYLPLTAETYLIDTVDRLSAGGSALAYEVKLEKDLGAYRDSPLYTATRDQIGIDLLSLFDGEPRPDSAADLVGKGWSTAVHTPFHFTRRHGRGPLPEPNDALEGNRWVFADKPRS, from the coding sequence ATGACCGGCACCGTGCATCAGAACACCAGTACCGAAGGCGTGGACGGGGGTGTCGGCCTGACCGCTCTGCTGGTCGCCGCCGCGCGGGCGATCGAGACCCACCGCCCCGACAGCCTGGCGCAGGACCCCTACGCCGAGCACTTCGTGCGCGCCGCACCCGCGTCCGCGGGCTGGCCCGTCCGCATCCGGCACGTGCCGGACGGGGACGCGAACCCGCTGTGGGGACGCTTCGCGCGCTACTTCGGCCTCCGGACGCGGGTCCTGGACGATTTCCTGCTCCGCTCGGCGCACGCGGGAGGTGCCCGCCAAGTCGTCCTGCTCGGGGCGGGGTTGGACACGCGGGCCTTCCGGCTCGACTGGCCTGCCGACTGCGTGGTCTACGAGATCGACAGGGAAGGCGTCCTGGCGTTCAAGCACCAGGTGCTCGGCGCGCTGTCGGCCACCCCGAGGGCGGCGCGCGTGCCGATCCCGATGGACCTGCGCGCCGACTGGGTCGGCGCGCTGACCGCCGCCGGCTTCGACCCGGCCGCACCGAGCGTCTGGCTGGCCGAGGGGCTGCTGTTCTATCTGCCCCTCACCGCCGAGACCTATCTCATCGACACGGTGGACCGGCTGAGCGCCGGGGGAAGCGCTCTGGCGTACGAGGTCAAGCTGGAGAAGGACTTGGGGGCGTACCGCGACAGCCCGCTCTACACCGCCACGAGAGACCAGATCGGTATCGACCTGCTCAGCCTCTTCGACGGGGAGCCGCGGCCCGATTCCGCGGCGGATCTGGTGGGCAAGGGCTGGTCCACGGCGGTCCACACCCCGTTCCACTTCACCCGTCGCCATGGCCGCGGCCCGCTGCCCGAGCCGAACGACGCGCTGGAGGGCAACCGCTGGGTGTTCGCGGACAAACCCCGGTCGTGA
- a CDS encoding NAD(P)-dependent alcohol dehydrogenase, translated as MRRRFGAAVLRSYEDPFALEEVILDSGPADGEVLVRIAGCGMCRTDLAVRRSAGRSPLPAVLGHEGAGVVVETGGPATGLSAGDHVVLSFDSCGHCRSCTGAAPAYCDSFAALNLFGGRTENAARFTDAAGGELAPRWFGQSSFAEYAMVPARNAVRVDPSLPVELLGPLGCGFLTGAGAVINSFGAGPGDTVAVFGAGAVGLAAVMAATAAGAVTVAVDRQPERLAVAERLGAVPLDAASAGLPDRLRRLTDGGTRYALDTTGSARLINDALRALRPRGQLGLVARLHTALPLEPGTLDRGRGISHICEGDAVPGLLIPRLTGLWQAGLFPFDQLIRTYPLADINEAERDCEAGRVVKPVLIP; from the coding sequence GTGAGGAGGAGATTCGGCGCGGCCGTCCTGCGCTCGTACGAAGACCCTTTCGCCCTTGAGGAGGTGATCCTGGACTCGGGACCGGCCGACGGCGAGGTCCTGGTCAGGATCGCGGGCTGCGGGATGTGCCGGACCGATCTCGCGGTCCGTCGCTCGGCCGGCCGCTCACCGCTGCCCGCGGTGCTCGGCCATGAGGGGGCCGGGGTGGTGGTGGAGACGGGTGGCCCGGCCACCGGTCTGAGCGCCGGCGACCATGTCGTGCTGAGCTTCGACTCCTGTGGACACTGCCGGAGTTGTACGGGCGCGGCCCCCGCCTACTGCGACTCCTTCGCCGCGCTCAACCTCTTCGGAGGACGCACCGAGAACGCGGCACGGTTCACCGACGCGGCCGGGGGCGAACTGGCCCCCCGGTGGTTCGGCCAGTCCTCCTTCGCCGAGTACGCGATGGTCCCGGCCCGCAACGCGGTGCGGGTCGATCCGTCGCTGCCCGTCGAACTGCTCGGACCGCTCGGCTGCGGCTTCCTCACCGGCGCCGGAGCGGTCATCAACTCCTTCGGCGCCGGCCCCGGTGACACGGTCGCGGTCTTCGGGGCGGGCGCGGTGGGCCTGGCCGCGGTGATGGCGGCCACCGCCGCCGGGGCGGTGACCGTGGCCGTCGACCGGCAGCCGGAACGGCTGGCCGTCGCCGAGCGGCTGGGCGCGGTCCCGCTGGACGCCGCGTCGGCCGGTCTGCCCGACCGTCTCCGGCGACTGACCGACGGCGGCACGCGGTACGCGCTGGACACGACCGGCTCCGCCCGGTTGATCAACGACGCGCTCAGGGCGTTGCGCCCGAGGGGCCAACTCGGCCTGGTGGCACGGCTTCACACCGCGCTGCCGCTGGAGCCGGGGACGCTGGACCGGGGCCGGGGAATCTCCCACATCTGCGAGGGGGACGCGGTGCCCGGACTGCTGATCCCGCGGCTGACCGGGCTCTGGCAGGCCGGGCTGTTCCCCTTCGACCAGTTGATCCGTACGTACCCGCTCGCCGACATCAACGAGGCCGAACGCGACTGCGAAGCGGGCCGCGTGGTCAAACCCGTTCTCATTCCGTAG
- a CDS encoding aldehyde dehydrogenase family protein, translating into MPTSRPGHAKAAGVTHFAVLDPATGEVFDEAPAQRPEELDAVVERAHEAWRGWRSDPVARSRALLTAADAVEAAGVDLAPLLTREQGKPLAESYAEIARTAARLRFFAELVPAPQKITDGRPVRSEIRWRPLGPTAAIVPWNFPLQLASAKFAPALAAGNTMVLKPSPYTPLATRLLGSVVSRALPQDVLTVVTGHEPLGARLASHPGIRHVTFTGSVGTGRAVAEGAAASLARVTLELGGNDAAVLLDDVDVEGIAERLFWAAFRNCGQVCMAVKRVYAPARLYSRVVDALAQQARAVVVGAGLDPGSQLGPVNNAAQLARVEGCVDQAVSAGARAVAGGHRLDRPGYFFAPTILADVPPDSPVVTEEQFGPVLPVLPYGDVAEAVEAANGTGFGLGGSVWGTDLDRAEAVADRLECGTAWINHHAELSLAQPFAGIKDSGVGVAGGPWGLYGNLSPFVVHRPGAA; encoded by the coding sequence ATGCCGACCAGTCGGCCCGGTCACGCGAAGGCGGCCGGGGTCACGCACTTCGCCGTCCTCGATCCGGCGACGGGCGAGGTCTTCGACGAGGCTCCCGCCCAGCGGCCGGAGGAGTTGGACGCCGTCGTCGAGCGGGCTCACGAGGCCTGGCGCGGCTGGCGGTCCGACCCCGTCGCCCGTTCCCGGGCGTTGCTCACGGCCGCCGATGCCGTGGAGGCGGCCGGGGTCGACCTCGCTCCGCTGCTGACCCGGGAACAGGGCAAACCCCTGGCCGAGTCGTACGCGGAGATCGCCCGCACGGCGGCGCGCCTGCGCTTCTTCGCCGAGTTGGTCCCCGCACCCCAGAAGATCACGGACGGCCGGCCGGTACGCAGCGAGATCCGCTGGCGACCGCTGGGGCCGACCGCCGCGATCGTTCCGTGGAACTTCCCCCTCCAGCTCGCGTCGGCGAAGTTCGCGCCGGCGCTCGCCGCGGGCAACACGATGGTGCTCAAGCCCTCCCCGTACACACCCCTCGCCACGCGGCTGCTGGGGTCCGTCGTCTCCCGCGCCCTGCCGCAGGACGTACTGACGGTCGTCACCGGTCATGAGCCTCTCGGCGCCCGCCTCGCGTCCCACCCGGGGATCCGTCATGTGACCTTCACCGGTTCGGTCGGCACCGGGCGGGCCGTCGCGGAGGGCGCGGCGGCCTCGCTCGCGCGGGTCACCCTGGAGCTGGGCGGCAACGACGCCGCCGTCCTGCTGGACGACGTCGATGTGGAGGGGATCGCGGAGCGGCTGTTCTGGGCGGCGTTCCGCAACTGCGGGCAGGTCTGTATGGCGGTCAAGCGGGTCTACGCCCCGGCCCGGCTCTACTCGCGGGTGGTCGACGCCCTCGCGCAGCAGGCCAGGGCCGTCGTCGTGGGAGCCGGGCTCGATCCGGGCTCGCAGCTGGGGCCGGTCAACAACGCGGCCCAACTGGCCAGGGTGGAAGGGTGCGTGGATCAGGCCGTGTCGGCGGGCGCCCGAGCCGTGGCCGGTGGCCACCGGCTGGACAGGCCCGGCTACTTCTTCGCCCCGACGATCCTGGCCGATGTCCCGCCCGACAGCCCTGTGGTGACGGAGGAGCAGTTCGGCCCGGTCCTGCCGGTGCTGCCGTACGGGGACGTCGCCGAAGCCGTCGAGGCGGCCAACGGCACCGGCTTCGGTCTTGGCGGCTCCGTCTGGGGGACCGACCTCGACCGCGCCGAGGCGGTGGCCGACCGGCTGGAGTGCGGGACCGCCTGGATCAACCACCACGCGGAACTCTCCCTCGCCCAGCCCTTCGCGGGCATCAAGGACAGCGGTGTCGGCGTCGCGGGCGGGCCATGGGGGCTCTACGGAAATCTCAGCCCGTTCGTCGTGCACCGCCCGGGGGCGGCGTGA
- a CDS encoding (5-formylfuran-3-yl)methyl phosphate synthase — translation MRWKESTLLLLISPDGVEEAIDCAKAARHLDIVDVKRPAEGSLGANFPWVIREIRDAVPADKPLSATVGDVPYKPGTVAQAALGAVVSGATYIKVGLYGCTTPEQATDVMRGVVRAVKDYRPDAFVVASGYADAHRIGCVNPLSLPDIARRSGSDAAMLDTAVKDGTRLFDHVPPEVCAEFVGLSHEAGLLAALAGSVKAADLATLTRIGTDIVGVRGAVCEGGDRTTGRIQPHLVAAFRAEMDRHAQEHAATVAAAS, via the coding sequence ATGCGGTGGAAGGAATCCACGTTGTTGCTTCTCATCTCTCCTGACGGTGTCGAAGAGGCCATCGACTGCGCGAAGGCGGCGCGGCACCTCGACATCGTCGACGTCAAGAGACCCGCCGAGGGCTCGCTCGGCGCGAACTTCCCCTGGGTCATCAGGGAGATCCGGGACGCGGTCCCGGCGGACAAGCCGCTGTCCGCGACGGTGGGGGACGTGCCGTACAAGCCCGGCACGGTCGCCCAGGCGGCGCTCGGCGCGGTCGTCTCCGGGGCCACGTACATCAAGGTCGGCCTCTACGGATGCACGACGCCCGAACAGGCCACCGATGTGATGCGCGGGGTCGTCCGGGCCGTGAAGGACTACCGGCCGGACGCGTTCGTCGTCGCATCCGGCTATGCCGACGCCCACCGGATCGGCTGCGTCAACCCGCTCTCGCTGCCCGACATCGCCCGCCGGTCCGGCTCCGACGCGGCCATGCTCGACACCGCCGTCAAGGACGGGACACGGTTGTTCGACCACGTACCGCCCGAGGTCTGCGCGGAGTTCGTCGGGCTGTCCCACGAGGCCGGTCTGCTCGCCGCCCTCGCGGGCAGCGTCAAGGCGGCCGACCTCGCCACGCTGACGCGCATCGGCACGGACATCGTGGGGGTGCGCGGTGCGGTCTGCGAGGGAGGTGACCGCACCACCGGAAGGATCCAGCCGCATCTGGTGGCCGCCTTCCGCGCAGAGATGGACCGGCATGCCCAGGAACACGCGGCCACCGTCGCAGCCGCGAGCTGA
- a CDS encoding TVP38/TMEM64 family protein, whose product MLDPVDRSSAGLTVRCARVLLSPWSRLSLLVLVLACAGAAVLVYEPQKLVAAGWPELSGAAAWALFSVAYGLCTAAFVPRPLLNLAAGALFGSQLGLPAAMAGTVLGGAIAFGLGRFLGQEALRPLLRGRLLTAADGQLSKHGFRSMMVIRLFPGVPFQAANYCAAISRMRWGPYLLATALGTIPNTAAYVVAGSEAGSPTSPAFLVSMGFIVLTGAAAAVVAWRKRHRLRPAPTPQPPTEDPADRVPEPVA is encoded by the coding sequence ATGCTCGACCCTGTCGACAGGTCGTCCGCCGGCCTCACGGTCCGCTGTGCGAGGGTGCTGCTCTCACCCTGGTCCAGACTCTCTCTCCTGGTTCTCGTGCTGGCGTGCGCGGGGGCCGCGGTGCTGGTCTACGAGCCGCAGAAGCTCGTCGCGGCCGGCTGGCCGGAGCTGAGCGGCGCCGCCGCGTGGGCGCTGTTCTCCGTCGCGTACGGGCTGTGCACGGCGGCCTTCGTACCGCGCCCGCTGCTGAATCTCGCGGCGGGCGCACTGTTCGGTTCGCAGTTGGGCCTCCCGGCGGCGATGGCGGGCACGGTGCTGGGCGGGGCGATCGCGTTCGGGCTCGGCCGTTTCCTCGGTCAGGAGGCGCTGCGTCCGCTGCTGCGGGGCCGCTTGCTGACGGCGGCTGACGGGCAGTTGAGCAAGCACGGCTTCCGCTCGATGATGGTGATCCGGCTGTTCCCCGGGGTGCCGTTCCAGGCCGCCAACTACTGTGCGGCGATATCGCGGATGCGCTGGGGGCCGTATCTGCTGGCGACGGCTCTCGGGACGATCCCGAACACCGCGGCGTATGTGGTCGCGGGAAGCGAGGCGGGGTCGCCGACATCGCCGGCGTTCCTGGTCTCGATGGGGTTCATCGTGCTGACGGGGGCCGCGGCGGCGGTGGTCGCCTGGCGCAAACGCCACCGCCTGCGCCCCGCCCCGACGCCCCAGCCTCCTACGGAGGACCCGGCGGACCGCGTACCGGAGCCGGTCGCCTAG
- a CDS encoding DNA alkylation repair protein — MTLVPPPSALADTVLERLTVGYAAAADPVQAERSAAYLKDIAPFIGIPAPERRALSRQVLDSLPRPDETDCVAIALRCWELPEREYQYFAVDYLRRHVRRLSSGFLPVVRHLVSTVPWWDTVDALAAHLAGGLVAADHALATEMDAWIEDENLWIARTALLHQLTYKQATDTERLFGYCLRQSGHPDFFIRKAIGWCLREYAKTDPAAVRHFVAGAGDRLAPLSVREALKNL; from the coding sequence ATGACCCTCGTACCGCCGCCCAGCGCGCTCGCCGACACCGTTCTCGAACGGCTCACCGTCGGCTACGCGGCAGCCGCCGATCCGGTACAGGCCGAGCGGTCCGCCGCGTATCTCAAGGACATCGCCCCCTTCATCGGCATCCCCGCCCCCGAACGCCGCGCGCTGTCACGGCAGGTGCTCGACTCGCTGCCGCGTCCCGACGAGACGGACTGCGTGGCGATCGCGCTGCGCTGCTGGGAGTTGCCCGAGCGGGAGTACCAGTACTTCGCGGTCGACTACCTCCGCAGACACGTCCGGCGTCTGTCCTCCGGCTTCCTCCCCGTCGTACGGCACCTGGTCTCCACGGTCCCCTGGTGGGACACGGTGGACGCCCTCGCCGCGCATCTCGCGGGCGGGCTGGTCGCCGCCGACCACGCGCTGGCGACCGAGATGGACGCCTGGATCGAGGACGAGAACCTGTGGATCGCGCGCACCGCGCTGCTGCACCAGCTCACCTACAAGCAGGCCACCGACACCGAGCGGCTGTTCGGCTACTGCCTCCGGCAGTCCGGGCACCCCGACTTCTTCATCCGCAAGGCGATCGGCTGGTGCCTGCGCGAGTACGCCAAGACGGACCCGGCCGCCGTCCGCCACTTCGTGGCGGGCGCCGGCGACCGGCTCGCCCCGCTCTCCGTACGTGAAGCCCTGAAGAACCTCTGA
- the tuf gene encoding elongation factor Tu — MPKTAYVRTKPHLNIGTMGHVDHGKTTLTAAITKVLSERGTGAYVPFDRIDRAPEEAARGITINISHVEYETDTRHYAHVDMPGHADYIKNMVTGAAQLDGAILVVSALDGIMPQTSEHVLLARQVGVDHIVVALNKADAGDDELTDLVELEVRELLSAHGYGGESVPVVRVSGLRALEGDPRWTEAVVALLDAVDTYVPIPVRYTEAPFLLPVENVLTITGRGTVVTGAVERGTVRVGDRIEVLGAESGPQLSTVTSLETFGKPMESAEAGDNVALLLRGMPRDAIRRGHVVAAPDSVVPSRRFTAQVYVLSAREGGRTTPITTGYRPQFYIRTADVVGDIDLGELAAARPGDTVVLTVELGRDVPLESGLGFAIREGGRTVGAGTVTELI; from the coding sequence ATGCCCAAGACGGCATACGTGCGGACCAAGCCGCACCTGAACATCGGCACCATGGGCCACGTCGACCACGGCAAGACCACTCTGACCGCGGCCATCACCAAGGTCCTCAGCGAGCGCGGGACCGGCGCGTACGTGCCGTTCGACCGGATCGACCGGGCCCCGGAGGAGGCGGCGCGCGGCATCACCATCAACATCTCGCACGTCGAGTACGAGACGGACACCCGGCACTACGCGCACGTCGACATGCCCGGTCACGCCGACTACATCAAGAACATGGTCACCGGCGCCGCCCAGCTCGACGGCGCGATCCTCGTCGTGTCCGCGCTCGACGGGATCATGCCGCAGACCTCCGAGCACGTACTGCTCGCCCGCCAGGTCGGTGTCGACCACATCGTCGTCGCCCTCAACAAGGCCGACGCGGGCGACGACGAGCTGACCGACCTGGTCGAGCTCGAAGTACGCGAACTGCTCAGTGCGCACGGGTACGGCGGGGAGAGCGTCCCCGTCGTCCGGGTCTCCGGGCTCCGGGCGCTGGAGGGCGACCCGCGCTGGACCGAGGCCGTGGTGGCGCTGCTGGACGCGGTCGACACCTACGTACCGATCCCCGTCAGGTACACCGAAGCGCCGTTCCTGCTCCCGGTGGAGAACGTCCTGACGATCACCGGGCGCGGCACGGTCGTCACCGGGGCCGTCGAGCGCGGCACGGTACGCGTGGGGGACCGGATCGAGGTGCTCGGCGCCGAGTCCGGGCCCCAGCTCAGCACGGTCACCTCGCTGGAGACCTTCGGGAAGCCGATGGAGTCCGCCGAGGCCGGCGACAACGTCGCGCTGCTGCTGCGCGGCATGCCGCGCGACGCGATCCGCCGGGGCCATGTGGTGGCCGCGCCGGACAGTGTCGTCCCGAGCAGGCGCTTCACCGCGCAGGTGTACGTCCTGTCGGCGCGCGAGGGCGGGCGTACGACGCCGATCACGACGGGCTACCGGCCGCAGTTCTACATCCGTACGGCGGACGTGGTCGGCGACATCGACCTCGGCGAGCTCGCCGCCGCGCGGCCCGGTGACACGGTCGTCCTCACCGTGGAGCTGGGCAGGGACGTGCCACTGGAGTCCGGGCTCGGCTTCGCGATCCGCGAGGGCGGACGCACGGTCGGCGCGGGCACGGTGACCGAGCTGATCTGA
- a CDS encoding spermidine synthase: MNEAIPVIRTVDHGTARLLPDVDRERAWLLTVDGAPQSYVDLDEPTHLEFEYTRRLGHVVDRAADEGAPLTVLHLGGGALTLPRYVHATRPGSAQDVVDADGALLALVAEELPLPDGSGITVHDADARAWLASAPAGSVDLLVADVFGGSRVPAHLTSVEYARLAERALRADGLYAANLADGAPFTFLASQLATFASVFEELALIAEPSVLRGRRFGNAVLLASHAPIDTAALARRTASDAFPARVEHGAALRRFTGAAPVVRDAEAVASPEPPEGAFSIG; this comes from the coding sequence GTGAACGAAGCCATCCCCGTCATCCGGACCGTCGACCACGGCACCGCGCGGCTGCTGCCGGACGTGGACCGCGAACGGGCGTGGCTGCTGACGGTCGACGGCGCGCCCCAGTCGTACGTCGACCTGGACGAGCCGACCCATCTCGAATTCGAGTACACCCGGCGCCTCGGGCACGTCGTCGACCGCGCGGCCGACGAGGGCGCCCCGCTGACCGTGCTCCATCTCGGCGGCGGGGCCCTCACCCTGCCCCGCTACGTGCACGCCACCCGGCCCGGTTCGGCGCAGGACGTGGTCGACGCCGACGGCGCCCTTCTCGCCCTGGTCGCCGAGGAGTTGCCGCTCCCGGACGGCTCCGGGATCACGGTGCACGACGCCGACGCCCGCGCCTGGCTCGCCTCGGCACCGGCCGGCTCGGTTGATCTGCTCGTCGCCGATGTCTTCGGCGGCTCACGGGTGCCCGCCCATCTGACGTCCGTGGAGTACGCGCGCCTCGCCGAGCGGGCGCTACGGGCCGACGGCCTCTACGCGGCCAACCTCGCCGACGGCGCGCCTTTCACCTTTCTGGCGTCCCAACTGGCCACCTTCGCCTCGGTGTTCGAGGAGCTGGCACTCATCGCCGAACCGTCCGTACTGCGCGGACGCCGGTTCGGCAACGCCGTACTCCTCGCCTCGCACGCGCCGATCGACACGGCGGCCCTGGCCCGCCGCACCGCGTCCGACGCCTTTCCCGCGCGCGTCGAACACGGCGCTGCGCTACGGCGGTTCACCGGAGCCGCGCCGGTCGTGCGGGACGCCGAAGCGGTGGCGTCGCCCGAGCCGCCCGAGGGCGCGTTCAGCATCGGCTGA
- a CDS encoding DUF4442 domain-containing protein, which yields MSSDEMTVGEMLAATVPMAKTLNMEFLETTAERAVVRLPDQPPFHNHVGGPHAGAMFTLGDTVSGAVVLAAFGDQLTRAVPLVVKAEISYKKLAKGVVTATATVDRPVAEVVAELDEGGRPEIPVTVVFNREDGAVTGEMTILWTLRLHT from the coding sequence ATGAGTTCTGATGAGATGACCGTCGGCGAGATGCTCGCCGCCACCGTGCCCATGGCGAAGACGCTCAACATGGAGTTCCTCGAAACCACCGCCGAGCGCGCCGTCGTACGGCTGCCGGACCAGCCCCCCTTCCACAACCATGTGGGCGGCCCGCACGCCGGCGCGATGTTCACACTCGGCGACACCGTCAGCGGCGCCGTCGTGCTCGCCGCCTTCGGCGACCAGCTCACCCGCGCCGTTCCGCTCGTCGTCAAGGCGGAGATCAGCTACAAGAAGCTCGCCAAGGGCGTCGTCACGGCGACGGCAACCGTGGACCGGCCGGTGGCGGAGGTCGTCGCCGAACTCGACGAGGGTGGGCGCCCCGAGATACCCGTCACCGTCGTCTTCAACCGGGAGGACGGCGCGGTCACCGGTGAGATGACCATTCTCTGGACGCTGCGTCTCCACACCTGA